The genomic stretch CCGTGTTTCGTAGGTACCAAGTGCCAACCACGGAACCACCGCACAGTCTCAGACAAAGCACACCAGGCAAACAATCAGCACGATAAGCAAGTTATCATGTGTGAGTGAATAGTAAAGACCAAAACTAATGAAACCATCCATCACACACATCGATGGCATTTCATTGCAATCCGAAACTAAAATTCAAAAGTATAGTTCTACTGAATCTACCCGCGCCCAATTGGAACTACCACTAAACAAATACCGGTTACCTGGTTACCTCACTTGCTTTGTTTTTACAGGAACAAGACAAACCCCATTCTCTCTTCGACGACACATTCCAAGCATCATATAGTGCACATGGTCAATAGTACAAGCACACTCGTAGATTGTAAGCAATGCAAATCACGACAATTTTCTCAGATACACATCGGTAGCAAATTATAGCAAAAAAATGACAGAAACAACCGAATCGAAGAAACATACGAATTTGAGCAGGCCCGATGTAAACTGGCCCTCATGCAGGTTGAGATGCGGATTACCAAAGAAACGAAATTGGAAGAATTCGGGGACCAGGAATCGCAACACACCTCGGGGGAGGGGGAGACGAGATGTGAGCTGCGGCGGCGTGACGAGCGGAGATGAGGGAACAGGTGGTCGTGATTGGTTTGGGTTATAAACCCTAGACCTTGTTCTGGGCCTTAATGCAGTTAGAGTTTTGGGTCCATTGGGCCCTACTATGGAATATTGGGCTTTGCTATTTGTTCTCCTTTTACTTGAAATTTTAGTCcacttttattttgtttaatTTTATGTCCCTTTATTTATATGATGCTTCAATGTTTAAGGTGACATTTTTTTGTGAAAGTATTTATCTTATATATTTACTATTTTCAAATGAATGCATGGACGACCTGGTGTCCAATGCTTAGGCCAAAAGTTTATACATACTACTACATTATTAGGTGATTAGACAAAGGAAGTCAGAGCTAAACTAAGAATGAGATCCTGTTAGCATGGTGTAGACTTTCCTTACCTTGGAGAGCAGGGGACACGGTGGTGGCGGATGGCAGGGGCGGCACTTGGTAGGGGAGGTGGAGCTTGACAGGGGCGATGCttggcaggggcggcggcaaATGGCAGGGGCGGCGCTTGGTAGGGGCGGCGGCAGATGGCAGGACCGGCGGCAACGGTCAGGGGCGCCGGCAGATggcacgggcggcggcaccggtCAGGGGCGGCGGATGGCAGGGGGGCGGCGGAGGTCAGGAGCGGCGGAGGATGTCAGGGATGGCGGAATGTAGGGGAGGCGGCGACGTAGGCGAGATCCAGCCGGTGGAAGGTCCGACGGCGGCGAGATCCAGCCGGTGGAAGTCCGGCCGGTAGAGATGGCAGGGGAGAAGGTGTGGCCGAGACTTggtgcgccgggagaggggTGGCGGATGgggggaaggaggaggcggcggaggcgagatCCAGCCCCTGGaaggtccggcggcggcgagatccagCCGGTGAAAGGTCCGGCCGGGAGAGATGGTAGGGGAGGAGGTGCGGCCGGGAGATGGTGCGCCGTGAGAGGGGCGGCGGATGGGGGGAAGAGGCTGGCGGCGGatggcacgggcggcggtggcgatggcAAGGGAGGCGGCGCTGCGCTTGGCGTCAGGGGGTGAGAGAGGTGAGGATAGGGTTGGAGCGGTGACTGCTGGCCCCAGCTGGATTCACGGGACGCGCGAGGGAGAACTGGGTCGGAGCGGTCCGTCCATTTTGGAGGAATCCGCTCGACCCGAATCAACTGGGAATATTCTTATCTGGGTCGAACCTGTTCCCCATTGTTtttcaaccaaacgcgggaTGAAGGGGGTCGAACCCGTTCCGACCCGGTTCAACCCGGTAACCAAACACATCCTAAGTCGCATTCCCACGCCTCGCgtccgcctctctctctctatctctctctctcctcttttaAACCCTCCTCCGCTCGAAGACACCACCCAGAAATACATCGGAACAAAAACGGCTGCAAATCTTCTCCGGCAGCGCCCGAATCCGGCAATCCGCCGCTCCGAATGGACCCAGGGTACAACCCCCGGACGGTGGAGGAGGTGTTCCGCGACTTCAagggccgccgcgccgggatAATCCGCGCGCTCACCACCGGTAGGCCACAGATTCGTGAACAGATCGATTTCCTTTCCTTCTGGCTGACGATGGGACTTCATGAATGGAGTTTCAGTTCTCTGCCATCTGTGGGGGTTTTCTGATGGTGCCGTGACTTGTTTGAGCTTGTTGTTGCTGCAGATGTGGAGGATTTCTACCAGCAATGCGACCCGGGTGAGTGAATTATTGCTCGTAATTGCGGCGTAGTGCAATTTTGGGCTGCTTTTGCCCCCAGGTTTTGTTTTTCCGTGCTcctggttttttttttggcgtgTACTGCATTTTTCAAGCAGGGATGCTTGTTCTGTCAAAATTCTCGTCAATATTTTTCCGTTTTATACATCTACTAGGTATATGCCTATTTTTTCTCAAAACTATCTGGGTATATGCTTAACTGGATGTCACTGTAGATACACTGGCCTTATATACCTAACTTTGAATCCAAAGAATAAATAACGCAAGTGTGCTGTGTGAAGTTGTGAACCCATGTGAGCAATAGAGTGAGTGTGACCTGATGCCCTTAGAATTTGAAGAATAGGGCCTTAATTGTAGGATCAAATTACAAATGTACCACTGGTTCTGGTTCTGAGGGGAGGGTGGGAGCTGTGGAAGCCAGCAGCATGACCACTTGGCCAGTAATGTACGGTTCAGATTAATCCAACGTCCACTGATTGCTCAGATCTGATGGCTTTTAAGATCTTAAGCTCAGATTAGCATCCTTTACGCTCAATTTTCCACCTTCATGTGTGCTCACATGAATGCCTTCCAAGCTGTGGGAATAAGACGATGCTGGGCTGAAAAGTGCCACATATGTAGGGGTCGCCTGTTTGAGTTTGGGTTGTTGGGTTCAATATCAGTGGGTCCTGCTTGGTAGGTGCAGTGTGATTCTTCTGGCCTAACAATAATTCATGTAGTTCTTTTGACTAGGAGGGGCTGGCTACATGCCTGCAATGATAGGAGCTCTGTCTCCATCTTTCCTGCTTGGTGTATGTAACTGAAGGCTGCTGGCAGTTGAGTTCTGACCCCATGGTGGTTGCTGAACTTGGCTACCGTTTGGTACAGTTTACTGTTGCACATGCCATAGAGGGGAGAGCAGTGGTGCTGGGATCTGCTAGATGATGGTGCAGTTTGATCACAAGATAACCTAATGATGGAGAATAGCTGAAATTCCACTTCCACCTAAATTCAAAATATTGTGTTGCTGCATGGGGCCTCTTTCGGCCTCAGTTTTCCTCTTCTTTGATGACATTATTGCCATATAGTGCATGCCATTGCTTCATATTGATGCCTGCAAGCCGTACAAATGACCTGGTACTGGCATATTATTGAATGTGAGACCAGGGAGAGCATTGTCATGATGGTCCTTGTTCTCAATTGTCATGAAAATTCTCAAATCATTTGTCAGTTCTCAAGCTGCCTTTGTGttgattagatctattcttgCTGAATTGAATTGAATAAAGAGGTGTTTCCCTAATGGCTAATGTCCAGGAGTAGGCTACTGGAAGCATGAACATTGAACTTTTTTGTCAGTAATTATAATCTTGTGAACGAATGTCTTTATCCCCTAGAAAATGGTGTCATGGAATAATATCCGGTCGGTAAgcttggagggagggagggaattTCATTGATGaattgaaacaaaaataagAGGGATGAGCTGTAGATAACCGAAATAAGAAATAACACCAAAAAGCCATTGGGCATGTGTAAATGCAAGGGATATCTCGAGTTACTAACAAAAGGCAAAGTCATCAGTTCCTTTTCTCCCTTGTTTACATACTAGCTTGATACATTGATTCTTCATGGAGTTAATATGATAATgttatttaatatttaatagTGTGCTCATAGCTTCTGTAGCTTGCTCTCTGTTAAAGCCTTAGGCGAAATATTATTTCTATTAGCCCATTTTGTTAGAGAGATCAGAGACGATGATCTTGATTTGATGTTTATTCCAATGTGTTTGGAAGGTTACCTGTGGGTTTGCCCTTCTTTCCAGCAAAATGTCTAATGATTATGGTATTGATATTACAGCAGATATGTTTGTCCATCCTGGCATGACCATGTTTTTTGCTCTGCAGAAAAGGAAAACCTGTGCCTGTATGGGTTTCCCAATGAGAATTGGGAAGTAAATTTGCCCGCAGAAGAGGTGCCACCTGAGCTCCCTGAGCCAGCATTGGGCATAAACTTTGCACGAGATGGAATGCTAGAAAAAGATTGGTTGTCGATGATCGCTGTACACAGTGATGCTTGGTTACTTTCAGTTGCATTTTACTTTGGTGCTCGATTCGGTTTTGATAAAAATGACAGGTTACATTCCATTCTATCTTTTTGGAATCTGTACTGCAGTTTCATTATCCTTTTTCACTACTTAGTGTTCCTTTTATCTATGAAATTCCCACTTCATATATAGCTTTCCTACAGACATGTAGCGCTTAACCTGCAAATTATTGGACCCAATTTTGGCAGGTGATAGGTCTGGGAAAACATAGTTTAAATGCTAAATGCTACTTAAAGCGTGGTGAATGTAATAAACCTTGAGAGTGTGTCATCTGTGAAGGGTTTAAACTGGAGCAGATGATGCATGCTAAGGTGAATGTTTCCTATTGTTTATCAAGAGGAGACAACTGATTTGCCCCTAGGATTATTTAAAAGAAGGAATAGTCAGTACCACTTGTGGTGTGGGTGGGTACTGGGTAGGATGGTATTAAGGAAATACTGAACATAGTTTTATGACTGATGTTAACTGCATATCTTGACCAAAACAATTATGTCTATCATTTTTCGTAGTCCCTACCACTATTTGGTATAATATGCTACACTAACACTTACCTGTTGCTGTTATGCAGGAAGCGACTGTTTGGTATGATTAACGAGCTTCCCACGACTTTTGAAGTTGTTAGTGGGAAGAGTAAAATCAAGGCACCACCGACCAATAATAACCATAGCAATAGCAAATCTAAGCCCAACAATAAAACGGTACTGCTTATTCTCTAGATATGCCCACAACATGCTCTAAACTCGTTCTGTATTTACCTACAAACGCAGAAATGTGGCATCTCTTTATGTCTGTTACAATTCATTTATTCATTATTCCATGTGTCTACTTAATTGGTTAATCCATTTGTTATCTATTTGCTCTTGAGAAGTATTTGTTGTCACTGTTAGTTATGCTTACACTCTTATGTTTGCTCATACTAGCTGTCAGATTTCCACGCTTTGCCCAAATCTAGCTGCTATTTTGCTCATATTAGCAATCAAAATCCACCATGCTCAAAAGTGCATATATTTTTGTTCATAAATACGTGTTTTACCCTCGTCCTCTGAAAATTGCAGAAATCATCGGAGCCTAAGGTGAAGCAGCCAAAGCCACCACAGCCCCAGGTGAAGGCAGAAGACCCTGCCCCTGCAGAGGAAGGCCCAGCtgccgaggaggaagacgatggcggcagcggtgctaGCGAAGGCGAGCACGGGGAGACACTCTGCGGCGCGTGCGGGGAGAGCTATGGCCCCGACGAGTTCTGGATCTGCTGCGACATCTGCGAGAAGTGGTTCCATGGCAAGTGCGTCAAGATCACGGCAGCCAAAGCGGAGCACATCAAGCAGTACAAGTGCCCGTCCTgcactggcggcggtggcggcggcaacagcagcaacaagcgAGCCCGTCCGTCCTAAAGGGGACGTGGCCGGCGAGCTGGTTAGCAAAGCTGTTGCGGAGATAGTTGCAATGGCTGTGACATGTAATGGTGTAAACTTGTAGTAGTGCGGTTGTGCCCTTGTGGGCTAGGCTGCTGTAACTCTAGCATTCGTGTTTAACTGAATTTGGGGAGGAATTCATTTGATATTTGCTCTGCGCATCGGATAGCCTTTACTGTTCTCTATGTTCTGTGATCCGTGCGGAGGCCTGAAGCTTCGCACGACCCGATGTTCTTTATGGTCCGTGATCCGTGCAAAGACTGCAGCTTCGCACCTTTGCTCACCGGTGTTCTCTATGATCCGTGCATAGAGTCAGAGACAGGCAGCTTTGCTCGACAGGTTTGGCATTCGTTTGGATTATGATATGCCGATTTTATGGCCTCAGTAGGCATCTCCAGTACAGGCGCCTACTCAATCCCAAACATATTGCATACTCCAAAAAATTTTATACAATTATACATACATTAAGTATACTGCACATTGTTCTCAATAATTTGCTGTTCAGCCTAAACATACAAAGAATGCATCTCAGCAATTCTTCTGTTCTGCCAAACCAGCCAGGCATGCGGGACTATTTCTCCGTCTAGTACAAATATGCAATCGAAAAGGAAGCGAAAAACCGGGACGATGCATTCAACCCCATTCAACAACAAATGAAATCAAACACACGCTTTCCAATATAATATATGATAATCAAGAAAGCAATATAACATTTGACCCAAAACCGTATAAGTAGAAAGCTTGTAACGAGATACAAACAATTTGGCAGGGGTATCAGCATACAGAAGCAgcgaagaaatcaagagaaaccACCAGAAGCCTAATGCTGCTCCACTGCAGTATTTACATAATCATTGAAACAAGTACCAATGGGATGTATATGAAGGGCAGCTTAATGCATTCAGTGGTAGTAACACTAAATGCATAAGAAAAGCCAACCTCCATGATTGATTTTGCAGGACCGCTCGGAAACAATGCACAAAATCAGCATGCTGCCGATACAAAAATCCTGCAGCAACCAGAAGCACCAAAAGGGCCTTGATTTCTGAAGGCACATGGACCAGCAATCTACCACCAAAATCACAACTATGATTTATACATGCATTCCATGAGCAGCATATATATAGACCAAACTTAATAAGGATGAACTATGAGAAAAATGATTGTTGAGTAAACCACAATATCTGGCCTAACTCAACTGCCCATTTTTCTCGAATTGGTCTAGCAGGGAACAAGTTCAAGTGGCAATAACACAATGACAAGTTGTATGCCTATTTAGACATGTCCTGCACATGGTCAAACTACAAATATTGCAtaataaaagaaacaaaaccaCATGCAAGAGATCATTTTCCTTACTCCCTACAAGAGTGCAAGTACAGCAGTAGAAAACCATTCAAATGCTGTACATACTTTGCAAGGCTAGCAAtatcaacatttagagaatgGCACACCAGAGAACAAATGTAGTCACATGAGAGGAAAATGATTGTTGGAGAAAACAGAATAAGCTAAACCCAACTGCCCATTTTCCTTCAGTTAATCTAGCAGGAAACACTTTCGGCAAAAAATGCATAGAAGAAAGCATAAAGCCGATACACACTATCCTGCAGAGCAACAGGCGATACAGAACTAAGAAAACTTGTGCACAGATCAAAAAAACAATGCATGTACAAGCCATTCTGATAGCTGTATAGTGTGTAAAAACAGAAACATGCGACCAAGCAAAAACAATTTGAAGATCATTGAAACAGAAAAAACGAATATGGTTCTGGGTACATGAGAGGAAAATGATTGTTGGAGAAAGCAGATATGCTTAACCCAACTGCCCACTTTCCTCAGATTGCTATAGCAGGAAACACTTTCGGCAAAAGACGCATCAAAGTAGCGTAAAGCCGATACACACTTTCCTGCAGGCATATAGACTAACAATGAAGACTATGAACGTTGCTAAAGAAATGAATCCATTCAACCACAATCTTATATACAAAAGAATACACTGGAAAATACAAAGAACAAATGACACTAACATAACCTTACTCATAATCACCTAAATTATGTGATGAGTTGCCAACAATATATTTCAGTATATATTCATGCGCCATATAAACCTCCAACAAGATTGAGAAAAGAAGCAGAAATAATATATTCATTGCCATTGTTTGCAACTTTTAAAAGTAAAGCTCTTTTTACTTGTGACAACGTTAATAACGAACATTACATGAACGCAAAAACTGGATCACAACCATTGGTTCACCTAAACTTTTTTACTTCAAGCAACTGGGATTTCTGGTGCAAGGGGCCTCATGAGCTCATCCTCTTCCTTAGGGGGGTGAATTGTAACAAGATCAGGTAAAGGCATGATTGGCCCTTGCTTTCCCTTGGGATCCCAGTCAAGCATAATCTTTACTTTGATACCAAGCACACCCTGAAAGCAAGTCAACTAGAAATAAGCGCCAGAAATGAAACTTACAAAATACCATTATACTATTATATACAGAATTTCATCAAGTAAAAGCATCAAACCTAACCTGTCTCAGGAGAACATGCCTCACAGCTGCGTCAATATATAGGTTGACAGGATGACCAGAAGAAATCATGTACCCATCCTTGAACTTCATGGATTTAGCACGTTGGGCCCTGAGCTTGCCA from Setaria italica strain Yugu1 chromosome II, Setaria_italica_v2.0, whole genome shotgun sequence encodes the following:
- the LOC101753336 gene encoding PHD finger protein ALFIN-LIKE 9; this encodes MDPGYNPRTVEEVFRDFKGRRAGIIRALTTDVEDFYQQCDPEKENLCLYGFPNENWEVNLPAEEVPPELPEPALGINFARDGMLEKDWLSMIAVHSDAWLLSVAFYFGARFGFDKNDRKRLFGMINELPTTFEVVSGKSKIKAPPTNNNHSNSKSKPNNKTKSSEPKVKQPKPPQPQVKAEDPAPAEEGPAAEEEDDGGSGASEGEHGETLCGACGESYGPDEFWICCDICEKWFHGKCVKITAAKAEHIKQYKCPSCTGGGGGGNSSNKRARPS